A stretch of DNA from Pongo abelii isolate AG06213 chromosome 10, NHGRI_mPonAbe1-v2.0_pri, whole genome shotgun sequence:
CCAAGACTCTCCATGGAGTGGAGTTATGTGGGAACCGGCGAGAATCGCCTTTCTGAATGAAGAGCCCTCTTCACTGCCCCACCCTCACCTTAGAATTCTCTCCTCTTTCCAAAGAATGGCAGTTGAACCTCACTGGCCCCTGTGGGGAGGCTGGGGACTACTCCTGCAttcccccccccccgcccccattaCAGTCTCCCTGCTTCACCTTCACCAGGCGACTTTACTTACCTACCCCTGGGAAAAGAGGAGATAATGACCTTAATATGTCCAAAAGTCACACCCTGACTACCCAAGAATTAGCTCTTACCATCaccctttctcttctctcacttTCCTAGGGGGTGCTGGGTGGTGTCTCCTTGGGGGAAAGAAATGACTAGGTTGGGGGAAAAGGAATATTTGTAACCATATTCCCATCTCTGCTTTCCCAACCTCTCCAAGTGAGACTGAGGGTGTGCCCAGTACTGCCATCCGAGAGATCTCTCTGCTTAAGGAGCTTAACCATCCTAATATTGTCAAGTAAGTATGTGTCTGAGAGGTGATCCAGCTGGAAAGGAGGATAAGTTCTGTCTGTACAGTGCGGGCATTTCTCTCTCTTGCACCTCCATTTCCTCAAACTTTCCTTCTCTAGGCTGCTGGATGTCATTCACACAGAAAATAAACTCTACCTGGTTTTTGAATTTCTGCACCAAGATCTCAAGAAATTCATGGATGCCTCTGCTCTCACTGGCATTCCTCTTCCCCTCATCAAGGTAATGCTTCTCATAAGCTCCTCCCATCATGGGCATGTCTTGGGGGACTGGTGGCAGGCAATTCAGGGTGATATTTTATGATCTTGGCCTCCTTCTGAGCCCTCATCTCCTATACACGCACACTCCCCTTCATTTTGTGTCTCCTTCCCTGCTCATTATATTCATTAACCCTAGGGTTGGACTGAACAATCAAAGTTGAAACTAGTGAGTCAACCTAGCAACTCAGGTGGGAGGTCAGATGAAACTCAGATAAATGGGATTTGAGAGCACTTGGTAAATTCCTCCAAAAAGCCCTTCCATTTGGTGGAAGAACTAGCTGGTGAGTCTCTATTGTCTATTTTAGGGCTGGATTCTTCACTCCCAGAGCTACTTTCAATCTATTAACAAACATTTGTTCAATGCACAGCATATAGAAAAGGGATGCAAAATTGAGTAAGACTTGGTCCTTATGCTCTCTAGGCTGACAGTCCATTGGGAGAAATAGCTTGTAAATATGTAACTATAATCCAACATAGTAAAGGCTTTAGTAGAGTTTTGGGGGCACAGAGCAAACCCAGTCTGCTCACTAATGGAGAAACACagtcctctctttctcctttgtcaGAGCTATCTGTTCCAGCTGCTCCAGGGCCTAGCTTTCTGCCATTCTCATCGGGTCCTCCACCGAGACCTTAAACCTCAGAATCTGCTTATTAACACAGAGGGGGCCATCAAGCTAGCAGACTTTGGACTAGCCAGAGCTTTTGGAGTCCCTGTTCGTACTTACACCCATGAGGTGAGTCCctttatgtcttttttctctgagttTCCCAAGAGGTGTTAACTAGGGTATTCACAAAGTTACTAAAAATATCTGGCTAACAGTTTCTTACTAGGTAGAAATAATCTCTTGACATCCTAAAGAGTCTTAGAGTATGCGTGGAATTCATACTGTGTTGCTAactgggctcacgcctgtaatcccaatactttgggaggttgaggtgggaggatcacttgagcccaggagttcgagactatcataggcaacatagcgagaccccatctctacaaatctacagaaagaaaaaatttagaaataaaattatgaccAATTTGTCTCAAGTTTTTCCAGGAAGATCTCAAATTGGGGGTTCAGTCCAGAACTATGGACTGGAAATCAGTGGGAGGGGAAAGATGGAGGGAAGGAAACGGCTTGTTAAGAGGCCAAGAGTAAGCAGAGTAGTGTTGAGGAACTGAGATGTGGGAATTTCCATACCCTATAAACCACCCCGCCCCTCCCTATTCCTGTCCTTCAGGTGGTGACCCTGTGGTACCGAGCTCCTGAAATCCTCCTGGGCTGCAAATATTACTCCACAGCTGTGGACATCTGGAGCCTGGGCTGCATCTTTGCTGAGATGGTATGGAGCCTTGCCCAAGTTCGAcccagccccctccccctcctccccacatcCAAGAACAACAGAACTGTTTCTTGGCCCAGACCTATGGCCCTTCTATCACAGGGTTCTCTCTCTAAAGTAGCACCAAGGGGAATGGTGGGAAGGGATGCAACTGTTGCCCTGATATCAACCACAATGTTAGGATATCCTCAAACAGCCTTAATACCTAGTATACATCTCTTATCCCTGAAATGAGTTAAAGCATTTCTGCAGCTGTTTTAGCTGTAGTCTGCATATATTTGGGAGAATGATTCCATTTAGTGCCTCTTTTATTTCAGGCCTTCATTTCAAGGCTTGTAGACCTTGTTGTATGGTGCCAGCAATGTAGTGAAGACAACTGTGGTCACTTTACCCACACCCTTCATTTAAACTGCAGAtttaggcagggtgcagtggctcacacctgtaatcccagcactttaggaggctgaggtaggtggattacctgaggtcaggaatttgagaccagcctggccaacatggtaaaaccctgtctctactaaaaatacaaaaattagccaggtgtggctacTTGGgattacacacctgtaatcccagctacttgggaggccaaggcaggagaatcggttgaacccgggagatggaggttgcagtgagccgagattgcaccactgcactccagcctgggtgacagaacgagattccatctcaaaaaaaaaaaaaaaaaaaaaaaaaagatttagatcACGTCTCCCTTCAACCTCTGGCTTTTCACACTGAAGGATCCTTGAGGCCTGGCTTTATGTAGAAGCTCCCATCTCCTTTAATACAACAGTGCAGTGCAGTAGGCTGAGTCTTCAAATCAGCAATATGTTTTATTGTCTTTTATCTTGGTTGTAACCAAGAGCTTAAAGACCATTAGCCTATACATATGTAATGTGCATTTATCCCCCAGTGCATTACCTTACAATTGTCCATATTCCTCTCTCAAttcatcaaaaaatatttgttaagcacCTAGTGGGTACCCAGCACCATGCTAGGTGCTATAGGGAACACAGAAGAAATGGAAGACAGAGTCTCTGCCCACTGTGCTCCTATCTAGAAGTGGCTGCATCACAAGGTTGGGGGATGACCGCAGTGTCTACCCCATACCCCTTGAGTGGCTTGGGATACCTTTGCTACATGTCAGTGGCACCCCAGACATTCACCCCCTCCCAGACCCACCCAGCCTTGGAAATCTGCAAAGCCATGgttgggggaaggaaggagggggcgAGGAGACAGATGAAGGGACTTCATTGTCTCAGGTTCTGTGTGACTGACCCCATGAAATGCCCTGGGGAGGGAGTCATGGGGCCCCGCTGACCTTTTACTGTCTGTGGGAACTCCTTTGTATAGAGGAGAGTTTTGACTGACGTCAACATGGGTCTTGGTATTTTCTCTTTCCCCATTTTCAGGTGACTCGCCGGGCCCTATTCCCTGGAGATTCTGAGATTGACCAGCTCTTCCGGATCTTTCGGACTCTGGGGACCCCAGATGAGGTGGTGTGGCCAGGAGTTACTTCTATGCCTGATTACAAGCCAAGTTTCCCCAAGTGGGCCCGGCAAGATTTTAGTAAAGTTGTACCTCCCCTGGATGAAGATGGACGGAGCTTGTTATCGGTGAGAGTGGGCACCTGTTTTCCCTCATTCATTTCTCCCAGGGAAGGGCTTTTCCAGGATGAAGGAAGGATGAGACCCTGAAATCTGGGCCTCAGTATTTCATTTCCCTGGTTCCTGCTCTCCCTGTTGGCACACTGATTCAGCTATGGGAGGATGGAAGTGAGAATTCTGCTTTGGGTAGAAGGAGTTCTGGTTTCCTGAACTCCTAAATGGGAACACCTGCTGCCCATTTAGTCCACTATCACATCATTGAAGTCAACATACATCTCTCCCTCTAGCAAATGCTGCACTACGACCCTAACAAGCGGATTTCGGCCAAGGCAGCCCTGGCTCACCCTTTCTTCCAGGATGTGACCAAGCCAGTACCCCATCTTCGACTCTGATAGCCTTCTTGAAGTCCCCAGCCCTAATCTCACCCTCTCCTCCAGTGTGGGCTTGACCTGGCTTGGCCTTGGGCTATTTGGACTCAGGTGGGCCCTCTGATCTTGCCTTAAACACTCACCTTCTAGTCTTGGCCAGCCAACTCTGGGAATACGGGGGTGAAAGGGAGGAACCAGTGAAAATGAAAGGAAGTTTCAGTATTAGATGCACTTAAGTTAGCCTCCACCACCCTTTCCCCCTTCTCTTAGTTATTGCTGAAGAGGGttggtataaaaattaa
This window harbors:
- the CDK2 gene encoding cyclin-dependent kinase 2 isoform X2 — encoded protein: MENFQKVEKIGEGTYGVVYKARNKLTGEVVALKKIRLDTETEGVPSTAIREISLLKELNHPNIVKLLDVIHTENKLYLVFEFLHQDLKKFMDASALTGIPLPLIKVVTLWYRAPEILLGCKYYSTAVDIWSLGCIFAEMVTRRALFPGDSEIDQLFRIFRTLGTPDEVVWPGVTSMPDYKPSFPKWARQDFSKVVPPLDEDGRSLLSQMLHYDPNKRISAKAALAHPFFQDVTKPVPHLRL
- the CDK2 gene encoding cyclin-dependent kinase 2 isoform X1 translates to MENFQKVEKIGEGTYGVVYKARNKLTGEVVALKKIRLDTETEGVPSTAIREISLLKELNHPNIVKLLDVIHTENKLYLVFEFLHQDLKKFMDASALTGIPLPLIKSYLFQLLQGLAFCHSHRVLHRDLKPQNLLINTEGAIKLADFGLARAFGVPVRTYTHEVVTLWYRAPEILLGCKYYSTAVDIWSLGCIFAEMVTRRALFPGDSEIDQLFRIFRTLGTPDEVVWPGVTSMPDYKPSFPKWARQDFSKVVPPLDEDGRSLLSQMLHYDPNKRISAKAALAHPFFQDVTKPVPHLRL